Proteins encoded by one window of Cyclobacteriaceae bacterium:
- the glmS gene encoding glutamine--fructose-6-phosphate transaminase (isomerizing), whose translation MCGIVAYVGHRDAQEVIIKGLKRLEYRGYDSAGIALLNNGLNVYKKKGKVSDLEDHLHDATLKSTIGIGHTRWATHGEPNDVNAHPHYSSSRKLAIIHNGIIENYSSLKQELVNKGHVFLSETDTEVLIHFIEDIWENNNCTLEEAVRLALTKVVGAYAIVIMSNDNPDQLIAARKGSPLVIGVGKDEFFMASDATPIIEYTKDVVYLNDLEIAVIDEGQLRIKTIEDAPMTPYIQKLELELEAIEKGGFDHFMLKEIFEQPKSIKDCLRGRLDSQAGRLVLGGIREYVNKMMNAERIIIVACGTSWHAGLVAEYMIEEFCRIPVEVEYASEFRYRNPIIREGDVVIAISQSGETADTLAAIELAKSKGAIIIGVCNVVGSSIARTSHAGSYTHAGPEIGVASTKAFTAQLTVLSMICLIIAQKRGTITDQAFHQMLVELETIPEKVERVLRLNDKIREIAFTFKDVSNFLYLGRGYNFPVALEGALKLKEISYIHAEGYPAAEMKHGPIALIDEEMPVVFIATHDGSYEKVVSNIQEVKARKGRVIAVVTEGDKLIPQMAEFVIEIPAVQDALIPIVSVIPLQLLSYHIAVMRGCNVDQPRNLAKSVTVE comes from the coding sequence ATGTGCGGAATAGTTGCCTACGTTGGCCATCGCGATGCCCAGGAAGTAATCATAAAGGGCCTTAAACGATTGGAGTACCGCGGGTACGACAGTGCAGGTATTGCCCTGTTGAATAACGGGCTTAACGTTTATAAGAAAAAAGGGAAAGTATCTGACCTGGAAGATCACCTTCATGATGCTACGTTAAAAAGTACCATCGGCATCGGACATACCCGTTGGGCTACGCACGGTGAACCCAATGATGTAAATGCTCATCCGCATTATTCTTCTTCACGCAAGCTTGCGATTATCCACAACGGTATCATTGAAAATTACAGCTCGCTGAAACAAGAGCTGGTCAATAAAGGACATGTTTTTCTAAGTGAAACAGATACCGAGGTATTAATTCACTTCATTGAAGACATTTGGGAAAATAACAACTGCACGCTTGAAGAAGCAGTGCGCCTGGCGCTTACCAAGGTGGTAGGTGCCTATGCCATTGTCATCATGTCGAACGATAATCCCGATCAACTCATTGCAGCACGTAAGGGTAGCCCATTGGTAATTGGGGTTGGGAAGGATGAATTCTTTATGGCTTCCGATGCCACACCCATTATCGAATATACCAAAGATGTGGTTTACCTCAACGATCTGGAGATTGCCGTAATTGATGAGGGGCAACTACGCATCAAAACCATAGAAGATGCCCCAATGACTCCATACATTCAAAAATTGGAGCTGGAGCTGGAGGCAATCGAAAAGGGCGGGTTCGATCATTTCATGTTGAAAGAGATTTTTGAACAACCGAAATCCATTAAAGATTGCTTGCGGGGAAGACTTGACTCACAAGCAGGAAGACTGGTATTGGGTGGTATCCGTGAGTATGTGAATAAGATGATGAATGCGGAGCGCATCATCATTGTAGCCTGTGGCACATCCTGGCATGCCGGACTGGTAGCTGAATACATGATTGAAGAATTTTGCCGGATACCGGTTGAAGTCGAATATGCCTCAGAGTTTCGCTACCGCAATCCAATTATTCGCGAGGGTGATGTAGTCATTGCTATCTCACAGTCAGGAGAAACTGCAGATACACTCGCTGCCATTGAGCTGGCCAAATCCAAAGGTGCCATCATTATCGGGGTTTGTAACGTGGTGGGTTCATCCATTGCGCGTACGTCACATGCGGGTTCCTACACGCATGCCGGACCCGAAATAGGAGTAGCCAGTACTAAGGCATTCACTGCACAACTTACAGTACTGAGTATGATTTGCCTCATCATCGCGCAAAAACGCGGGACCATTACTGATCAGGCTTTTCACCAAATGTTGGTTGAATTGGAAACTATTCCTGAAAAAGTTGAAAGGGTGTTGAGGCTTAATGATAAGATTCGTGAAATCGCTTTCACGTTTAAGGATGTCTCTAATTTCCTTTACTTAGGCCGTGGTTATAACTTTCCAGTGGCTTTGGAGGGCGCCTTGAAACTGAAAGAAATTTCATACATCCATGCAGAAGGTTACCCGGCTGCCGAAATGAAGCACGGTCCCATAGCGTTGATTGATGAAGAAATGCCCGTAGTGTTTATTGCTACACACGATGGATCTTACGAGAAAGTTGTTTCCAACATTCAGGAAGTAAAGGCCCGAAAAGGAAGGGTCATTGCGGTTGTAACCGAAGGTGACAAGTTAATTCCGCAAATGGCAGAGTTCGTAATTGAAATTCCGGCCGTTCAGGATGCCTTGATACCGATTGTTTCTGTAATTCCGTTGCAGCTACTCTCATACCACATTGCTGTAATGCGTGGCTGTAACGTTGATCAGCCTAGAAATCTCGCTAAATCTGTAACTGTTGAATAA
- a CDS encoding 3-hydroxyacyl-CoA dehydrogenase family protein translates to MNILVIGDPINLEECKLKFGDQHAYTFEQDHREAERFVSGSDLVFDFILDEEPFQAEIYAEKEANVFVNTAKLSLAELFSLSDHKIKANLFGFNGLPTFVNRSVLEVSVLHPADVVNLKSLCDKLGTDFLLVEDRVGLVTPRIICMIINEAYYTVQEGTASREDIDQAMKWGTNYPHGPFEWCGLIGIKHVYELLEAVYEDTHDERYKVCPLLKREYLMG, encoded by the coding sequence ATGAACATTTTAGTGATCGGTGACCCGATAAATCTTGAAGAATGCAAGCTTAAATTTGGCGATCAGCACGCGTATACCTTTGAGCAGGACCATCGGGAGGCTGAACGTTTTGTTTCCGGTAGCGACCTGGTGTTTGATTTTATTTTGGATGAAGAGCCTTTTCAAGCTGAAATCTATGCAGAAAAGGAGGCAAACGTATTTGTAAATACCGCCAAACTTTCACTGGCAGAGCTTTTCAGTCTATCCGATCACAAGATCAAGGCAAACCTGTTTGGTTTTAATGGTTTACCCACTTTTGTAAACCGTTCGGTGTTGGAGGTAAGCGTACTGCATCCTGCTGATGTGGTGAATCTAAAAAGCTTATGCGATAAGTTGGGTACCGACTTTTTGTTGGTAGAAGACCGAGTGGGATTAGTCACACCGCGCATCATTTGCATGATTATTAACGAAGCATATTACACCGTTCAGGAAGGGACTGCTTCACGCGAAGATATTGACCAGGCCATGAAATGGGGCACCAACTATCCGCATGGACCGTTTGAGTGGTGCGGTTTAATCGGCATCAAACATGTGTACGAGTTGCTGGAAGCGGTGTATGAAGATACACACGATGAACGCTACAAAGTGTGCCCGTTATTGAAGCGGGAGTATTTGATGGGGTGA
- a CDS encoding RidA family protein, with protein sequence MSKTVIYSDQAPEPIGPYSQAIQAGNMLFVSGQIAIDRKTGNLVSGSLADETHQVMKNLKAVLSAAGMDFTHVVKCSIFLKDMNSFAEVNAIYGEYFNANPPARETVEVSRLPKDVRVEISCIAVK encoded by the coding sequence ATGTCAAAAACCGTTATTTATTCCGACCAGGCACCAGAACCCATCGGTCCGTATAGCCAGGCCATTCAGGCCGGCAACATGCTGTTTGTAAGTGGTCAGATTGCCATAGATCGCAAAACCGGAAACCTGGTTTCAGGAAGCCTTGCCGATGAAACACACCAGGTGATGAAAAACCTGAAGGCTGTTTTAAGCGCTGCCGGTATGGATTTTACCCACGTGGTCAAATGCTCTATCTTTTTAAAAGACATGAATTCCTTTGCAGAAGTCAATGCGATTTACGGAGAGTACTTCAACGCCAATCCTCCTGCCCGCGAAACGGTAGAGGTTAGTCGCCTGCCTAAGGATGTGCGGGTTGAGATTTCTTGTATCGCTGTGAAGTAG
- a CDS encoding glutamine--tRNA ligase/YqeY domain fusion protein — protein MAEEKSLNFLEEIVENDLREGKHQTILTRFPPEPNGYLHIGHAKSICLNFGLALKYGGKTNLRFDDTNPVTEETEYVESIKNDIQWLGFRWANEFYASDYFEQLYEFAIKLITKGLAYVDDSTSEEIAQQKGTPTQPGTNSPYRNRSIEENLQLFADMRAGKYKDGSKVLRAKVDMAHPNMHMRDPIIYRIKHAHHHRTGDAWCIYPMYDFAHGQSDSIEKITHSICTLEFVPHRALYDWFIENLEIYPSRQYEFARLNLTYTVMSKRKLLQLVNENHVSGWDDPRMPTLSGVRRRGYTPESIRDFCDRIGVAKRDNLIDVGLLEFCVREHLNKVALRRMVVFDPVKVVITNYPEGKTEMVSSENNPEDESTGTREIPFSRELYIEQEDFMENPPKKYFRLAPGQMVRLKSAYIIKCESVVKDATGNVTELHCTYIPESRSGSDTSGINVKGTLHWVSAAHAAKVEVRLYDRLFKVEDVADAEGDFKDHLNPDSLKVQTVFAEPDLLKATANTRYQFMRKGYFVLDPDSTESNLVFNRTVTLKDMWAKIKT, from the coding sequence ATGGCTGAGGAAAAGAGTCTGAACTTTCTGGAGGAAATTGTTGAAAACGACTTGCGGGAAGGCAAGCACCAAACCATACTCACCCGCTTTCCGCCCGAGCCTAATGGCTACCTCCACATTGGCCACGCCAAAAGCATTTGCCTGAATTTTGGTCTGGCTTTAAAGTATGGTGGTAAAACCAACCTGCGGTTTGATGACACCAACCCGGTAACAGAAGAAACCGAGTATGTAGAGAGCATCAAAAATGATATTCAGTGGCTGGGTTTTCGGTGGGCTAATGAATTTTATGCTTCCGATTATTTTGAGCAGCTGTATGAATTTGCGATAAAGCTGATCACGAAGGGTTTGGCATATGTGGATGACAGCACCAGCGAAGAAATCGCACAGCAAAAGGGAACCCCAACACAACCCGGCACGAATAGTCCGTATCGCAACCGGAGTATTGAGGAAAACCTGCAGCTGTTTGCCGATATGCGGGCGGGTAAGTATAAAGACGGTTCGAAGGTACTGCGTGCCAAGGTTGACATGGCGCATCCAAATATGCACATGCGCGATCCAATCATTTATAGAATTAAGCATGCGCATCATCATCGCACGGGCGATGCCTGGTGCATTTACCCGATGTATGATTTTGCCCATGGCCAAAGCGACTCGATAGAAAAAATAACGCACAGCATCTGTACACTTGAGTTTGTTCCACACCGTGCCCTGTACGATTGGTTCATCGAAAACCTGGAGATTTATCCATCGCGGCAATATGAATTTGCTCGATTGAACCTGACGTACACGGTAATGAGTAAGCGTAAGTTATTGCAACTGGTCAATGAAAATCATGTAAGTGGATGGGACGACCCGCGCATGCCAACGTTGAGTGGCGTGCGAAGAAGAGGATATACACCTGAGAGCATTCGCGATTTTTGTGACCGCATTGGCGTAGCCAAACGCGATAACCTGATTGATGTAGGTTTGTTGGAGTTTTGTGTTCGCGAGCACCTGAACAAAGTTGCCCTGCGCAGGATGGTGGTGTTCGATCCGGTTAAGGTAGTGATCACCAATTATCCGGAAGGAAAGACTGAAATGGTTTCGAGCGAAAATAATCCGGAAGATGAATCAACCGGAACACGCGAAATTCCCTTCAGTCGTGAACTATACATTGAGCAGGAAGACTTCATGGAGAATCCCCCGAAAAAATATTTCCGTCTGGCGCCCGGACAAATGGTGCGGCTAAAAAGTGCTTATATTATTAAGTGCGAGTCGGTGGTGAAGGATGCAACCGGAAATGTGACTGAGTTACACTGCACGTATATTCCAGAAAGCCGCAGCGGTTCTGATACTTCAGGAATAAACGTGAAGGGTACGTTACATTGGGTGAGCGCTGCCCATGCAGCAAAAGTGGAAGTGCGCTTGTATGACCGACTCTTTAAAGTTGAAGATGTAGCGGATGCTGAAGGCGATTTCAAAGATCACCTCAATCCCGATTCATTGAAAGTACAAACGGTATTTGCTGAACCCGATCTGTTAAAAGCGACTGCCAATACACGCTACCAGTTTATGCGCAAAGGATATTTTGTTCTTGACCCGGATTCGACCGAAAGCAATTTGGTTTTCAACCGAACCGTTACGCTCAAGGATATGTGGGCGAAAATCAAGACTTAA
- the gltX gene encoding glutamate--tRNA ligase: MKDVRVRFAPSPTGALHIGGVRTALYNFLLARQQGGTMILRIEDTDQNRYVPGAEEYIMDSLAWAGIQIDEGVREGGPYGPYRQSERKEIYSQYAQQLLQSGHAYYAFDTEADLEAMRERQKAAGSDQQQYSSTTRMTMRNSLTLSAEETKKLLGAGHPYVIRFKIPENETVVLHDLIRGEVSVQTAQLDDKVLMKSDGMPTYHLANVVDDYLMKISHVIRGEEWLPSAPLHVLLYKAFGWEKDMPQFAHLPLLLKPDGNGKLSKRDADRMGFPIFPLTWTDPNTSEQSTGYREAGYLPEALINFLVFLGWNPGTEQEIFSMNELIQAFSIERIGKAGAKFDIQKAQWYNQQYLRVKSNAELASFLLNQLKKENINCSQDKAEKICAVMKERITFPKDLWEQGKFFFNAPSSFDEGVVSKKWNDEAVKVLTAYRDAVEKLSTFDATIAKETLEQVTASLQIGTGKILQALRVALSGLGGGPDLMMIMEIIGKEEVVSRLTFALSNLKIKVG; the protein is encoded by the coding sequence ATGAAAGATGTTCGCGTGCGGTTTGCCCCGAGTCCGACAGGGGCGTTACATATCGGGGGGGTTCGTACAGCCCTTTATAATTTTTTATTAGCCCGCCAGCAGGGGGGCACCATGATCCTTCGAATTGAAGATACCGACCAGAACCGGTATGTACCCGGTGCGGAGGAGTATATTATGGATTCATTAGCATGGGCCGGAATACAGATCGATGAAGGTGTTCGCGAAGGCGGGCCATACGGGCCATACCGTCAATCGGAACGGAAAGAAATCTACAGCCAATACGCGCAGCAACTGTTGCAAAGCGGACATGCCTATTATGCTTTTGATACCGAAGCAGATCTGGAAGCCATGCGCGAACGTCAAAAAGCCGCTGGCTCCGATCAGCAGCAGTACAGCAGTACCACCCGCATGACCATGCGCAACTCACTTACCCTATCGGCTGAAGAAACTAAAAAGCTTCTTGGCGCTGGCCATCCGTATGTTATACGGTTTAAAATTCCGGAAAATGAAACGGTAGTGTTGCATGATTTGATTCGTGGTGAAGTTTCGGTGCAAACCGCCCAGCTCGATGACAAAGTTTTGATGAAATCAGACGGAATGCCCACCTACCACCTGGCCAACGTAGTAGATGATTACCTGATGAAAATTTCGCACGTAATCCGAGGCGAAGAATGGCTTCCTTCTGCCCCGCTCCATGTTTTGTTGTACAAAGCTTTCGGATGGGAAAAAGATATGCCACAGTTTGCACATCTGCCATTATTACTAAAACCCGATGGTAACGGCAAACTCAGCAAACGCGATGCGGATCGCATGGGATTTCCCATCTTTCCGTTAACTTGGACTGACCCGAATACGAGCGAGCAATCTACCGGCTATCGCGAAGCAGGTTATTTACCTGAAGCCTTAATTAACTTCCTTGTTTTTCTGGGATGGAACCCCGGCACGGAACAGGAAATCTTTTCGATGAATGAATTAATTCAGGCTTTTAGCATTGAACGAATTGGAAAAGCCGGAGCAAAGTTTGATATCCAGAAAGCCCAATGGTATAACCAGCAATATTTAAGGGTTAAATCCAATGCCGAACTTGCCTCATTCTTGCTGAATCAGCTAAAGAAAGAAAACATTAACTGCTCACAGGACAAAGCAGAAAAAATTTGTGCTGTAATGAAAGAACGCATCACCTTCCCAAAAGATCTTTGGGAGCAGGGTAAATTCTTCTTCAACGCTCCTTCATCATTTGATGAGGGAGTTGTGTCAAAAAAGTGGAACGATGAGGCTGTGAAGGTATTAACCGCTTACCGCGATGCCGTTGAAAAATTGAGTACATTCGATGCAACGATAGCAAAAGAAACCCTGGAACAGGTTACAGCCTCTCTCCAGATTGGCACTGGCAAAATACTTCAGGCGTTGCGTGTAGCATTAAGTGGATTGGGCGGTGGACCAGATCTGATGATGATTATGGAGATCATCGGCAAGGAAGAGGTGGTGAGTCGGTTGACGTTTGCATTGAGTAATCTAAAAATCAAAGTCGGTTAG
- a CDS encoding isoprenylcysteine carboxylmethyltransferase family protein: MEKYSLLILGWIGYLGLHSVFAADGIKQYFSQRMRSVFKYYRLLYVFFSTTGLFAMLLLNASISSAYLIESSDWNRYLSMMLATFAIFIFKAAFKQYSLKGFAGFESDEQEQFKVDGILKHVRHPIYSATILMVVAFWLFIPNVTTLVSACCIFIYLAIGIPLEERKLIKKYGEAYISYKQRVPALIPWFRRSS; encoded by the coding sequence GTGGAAAAATACAGTTTGCTGATTTTGGGTTGGATAGGTTACCTCGGTCTACACAGCGTGTTTGCGGCTGATGGCATAAAGCAGTATTTCAGCCAGCGCATGCGTAGCGTATTTAAGTATTATCGGTTGTTGTATGTTTTCTTTTCAACCACCGGGCTTTTTGCCATGTTGTTGTTGAATGCCTCCATTTCTTCAGCTTATCTTATTGAATCCAGTGATTGGAACCGATACTTAAGCATGATGCTGGCCACGTTTGCCATTTTTATTTTTAAGGCTGCCTTTAAACAATATAGCCTGAAAGGTTTTGCAGGCTTTGAATCGGATGAACAGGAACAATTTAAAGTGGATGGAATACTGAAGCATGTGCGTCACCCGATTTATTCGGCCACGATTTTAATGGTGGTGGCGTTCTGGTTATTTATTCCCAACGTGACTACGCTGGTTTCAGCTTGCTGTATTTTCATTTACCTGGCCATTGGTATCCCGTTGGAAGAGCGAAAACTGATTAAAAAGTATGGTGAGGCATATATCAGTTATAAGCAGCGCGTTCCCGCCCTGATTCCGTGGTTTCGAAGGAGTTCCTGA